One genomic window of Vibrio mangrovi includes the following:
- a CDS encoding patatin-like phospholipase family protein — protein MERNVGVISEKQVIGNCDRLSRFIGGKNALVAQGGGQRGIFTAGVLDAFNLSNFDPFDVYYGTSAGALNLCSFLCRQQGLGKAFITDLTTDSSFFNLFSYIRKKQYVDLSWALDRIVEYPYRLDLDMGRQVLGERQAYAAVTSSDKLIDHYLPIIQPNWRDVLLATCAIPTLCPQPIDVAGHAYVDGGISASIPVQEAWRQGARFIAVIRTESIEGDEIELQSAPLTSAPNEAWLRQSLNYLQTQWQQKVTQWRQDWSGYLRQKMLLAPREERLNGGRWLFGAEHLYRMSHLIGGSVDTRLADMLMVHYQTYALTLEFLKRPPDDVFVIQIAPEQPLRSNTLLSRKSDLLLDYEQGLEAGYNFIRSWEAARIQCGQPLETSKSGLLE, from the coding sequence ATGGAAAGAAATGTTGGTGTAATTTCTGAAAAACAGGTCATAGGAAATTGTGACCGTTTATCTCGGTTTATCGGTGGGAAAAATGCCTTGGTTGCTCAGGGAGGAGGCCAACGGGGGATTTTTACTGCCGGTGTTCTGGATGCTTTTAATTTATCTAACTTTGACCCGTTTGACGTTTACTATGGGACTTCTGCGGGTGCTTTGAACCTGTGTTCATTCCTCTGCCGTCAGCAAGGGCTTGGGAAAGCATTCATCACCGATCTGACAACAGACTCTTCATTTTTTAATCTCTTTTCCTATATCCGGAAAAAACAGTACGTTGATTTATCGTGGGCGCTTGATCGGATTGTAGAATATCCTTATCGGCTGGATTTGGATATGGGCCGTCAGGTTTTGGGTGAAAGGCAGGCATATGCAGCTGTCACCAGTTCAGATAAATTGATTGATCATTATTTACCGATTATTCAGCCAAACTGGAGAGATGTCCTGCTGGCAACATGTGCTATTCCGACATTGTGCCCTCAGCCGATAGATGTTGCTGGACATGCTTATGTTGATGGCGGTATTTCGGCTTCTATTCCGGTACAGGAAGCCTGGCGACAGGGAGCTCGTTTCATTGCAGTCATCCGTACGGAAAGTATCGAAGGGGATGAAATAGAATTACAGTCTGCTCCTCTGACGTCTGCACCAAATGAAGCATGGTTACGTCAGTCACTGAATTATCTGCAAACCCAGTGGCAGCAAAAGGTGACTCAGTGGCGGCAAGACTGGAGTGGATATCTGCGTCAGAAAATGTTGCTTGCTCCACGGGAAGAACGGTTGAATGGCGGGCGCTGGTTATTTGGTGCAGAGCATCTGTATCGGATGAGCCACTTGATAGGTGGTTCGGTTGATACGCGTCTGGCTGATATGTTGATGGTACATTATCAGACCTATGCTCTGACTCTGGAGTTTTTAAAACGCCCACCGGATGATGTTTTTGTTATACAGATCGCCCCGGAACAGCCACTACGCTCCAATACGTTGCTAAGCAGAAAAAGCGATCTGCTACTGGACTATGAACAGGGGCTCGAAGCCGGATATAATTTTATTCGCAGTTGGGAGGCTGCCCGGATTCAGTGTGGTCAGCCTCTGGAAACATCGAAGTCAGGATTACTTGAATAA